Part of the Armatimonadota bacterium genome is shown below.
TACCACCACGATCCCCTCGCGATGGGCGTGGCCCTGGACCCGAGCTTTGCATTCGGCATGCGGACCCGCGTCGAGGTTGAGACCCGCGGCGAGTATTCGACCGGCGAAACGGTGGCAGCGTTGCGGCGCCAGCGAGCACTCCTTGAGGGCGAGCCGAATGTGGAGATCTGTCTGCACGCGGACGCGGAGCGGTTCAATCGCTTCTTCCTGGACAGAGTGCTACCGGCCGGCGCCTGACCGTTGTGTGCCTGCCCGGTTTACGTTGACGCTCTAGTGGGAAGACTTCCTATGCGAATCCACCCGCAAGAGAGGTCACACGCGTGCTGACACGAATGACTTGGGAGATGCCTGCGGATGCGTCCAACGTACCGCTTTGCCGGAAGGCCGTCAGGCTTCTCCTTGAACATAATTTGATATCCGACCACGATGTCGATGATGCAGAGCTCGTTCTCGGAGAGCTCTGCGCCAACGTCATCAGGCATGCGTACGAAGTGACAGCCGGAAGCATGGAGATTCAGATGGCGCTCAACGGGCTCGATCTTATGGTTTCGGTCAGTGATTCGGGGCGGGGGTTCGACACTCGGAACCGTCCGGCCACTCCGATGTTCAGCGCCAGCGGAGGCATGGGATTCTTCCTGATGGAGCATCTGTCTGACCAAGTCACCATCGATTC
Proteins encoded:
- a CDS encoding ATP-binding protein; the encoded protein is MPADASNVPLCRKAVRLLLEHNLISDHDVDDAELVLGELCANVIRHAYEVTAGSMEIQMALNGLDLMVSVSDSGRGFDTRNRPATPMFSASGGMGFFLMEHLSDQVTIDSSNDKGSAVTATRRVMRR